One Vitis riparia cultivar Riparia Gloire de Montpellier isolate 1030 chromosome 4, EGFV_Vit.rip_1.0, whole genome shotgun sequence genomic window carries:
- the LOC117913631 gene encoding uncharacterized protein At1g65710 gives MGSCLSKKKGSDSSPSGAAASALVAPQDGKGSVSETLEKEKVVVVETETVAVEESVKKEIFVIKHRKSHDVDKRVEQKGGDGVGCVSATSSGSEAAEMENNNGGHNGVVMSAAPLRTSSCTKEEVDAILIQCGRLSRSSSGKAGPGVSTPSKKYSGSKRSYDFDQNDCDFAVDGDRKKGSGIGDNIDCCDDDETSEKRHHRQRHRQSRASPQGRRRTPSRERDPNRQHQQQRSGSRDRGSSSGGGSGRRVSRSPGRRSDNPPTTSAEAAEKASSHANAGCSNATRPGKMVSVPATVIDKGNNGSSGVESGNNGAVRRVLVKRNSGEVAASGSKTPRSRSPANARVVSNDNQNQHPSLSRNSSRKAEQSPYRRNPLSEIDPNINNRGLKAREIEPDCQQKPNMKDMNNGKVVVHGTNNRSSSRGKVFQVVEEAGEPKGLQPRTNSIETTIVVASGAESLKPQALTRTRSSRRSRDLDLNPETLLNPTPSYTTLLLEDIQNFHQKNTTTPSISLPACVSKAHSILEAVADLNSCTSSNPSYAFSDDRRNFTETHQNSMDDKNTAGKKRLEAKDPFVVESEIVVCNDLMEPSLHKYVTVKRGTIGGGGEMEEQESSGSNSFVGVSQLHSWEPNSADSTDCWTSRSNTREEYPSPVCFQRHALSEPGRESEETQKRMGRRKREIDHQQNGIGRGRLGTSSRGGGLHTVPSIAST, from the exons ATGGGTAGTTGTTTGAGCAAGAAGAAAGGTTCTGATTCATCTCCTTCTGGTGCTGCTGCTTCTGCGTTAGTGGCACCACAAGATGGTAAAGGCTCCGTTAGTGAGACCTTGGAGAAGGagaaggtggtggtggtggagacAGAAACAGTGGCGGTTGAGGAGAGTGTGAAGAAGGAGATATTTGTGATAAAGCATAGGAAGAGCCATGATGTTGATAAGAGGGTTGAGCAGAAAGGAGGAGATGGGGTTGGTTGTGTGAGTGCGACCAGTTCTGGATCTGAAGCCGCGGAAATGGAGAACAACAATGGCGGCCACAATGGTGTGGTGATGAGTGCGGCGCCTCTGAGGACTTCAAGTTGCACTAAAGAGGAGGTTGATGCGATTCTCATTCAGTGTGGGAGGCTCAGCCGGAGCTCTTCCGGGAAGGCGGGGCCAGGTGTCAGTACTCCAAGCAAAAAGTACTCTGGTTCGAAGCGGAGTTACGATTTCGATCAAAATGACTGTGATTTTGCGGTTGATGGTGATAGGAAGAAAGGGAGTGGCATTGGGGATAATATCGATTGTTGTGATGATGATGAGACATCGGAGAAGCGCCACCACCGCCAGCGCCACCGCCAGTCGAGGGCTTCTCCCCAGGGAAGGAGGAGAACACCGAGCAGGGAAAGAGATCCGAATAGGCAACATCAGCAGCAGCGGTCAGGGAGCAGAGACAGAGGCAGCAGCAGTGGCGGTGGTAGTGGGAGGAGGGTGAGTAGATCGCCTGGGAGGAGATCAGACAACCCTCCAACTACCAGTGCTGAGGCTGCAGAAAAGGCCTCATCTCATGCTAATGCCGGGTGTAGCAATGCTACTAGGCCTGGGAAGATGGTATCAGTCCCTGCCACAGTCATAGACAAGGGCAACAATGGCAGTAGTGGGGTTGAATCGGGTAACAATGGTGCTGTCAGAAGGGTTTTGGTCAAGAGAAATAGCGGCGAGGTCGCCGCATCTGGTTCCAAAACTCCTCGCTCTCGGTCCCCTGCAAATGCTAGGGTGGTTTCTAACGATAATCAGAACCAACACCCATCTCTTAGCCGCAACTCTTCAAGGAAAGCAGAGCAATCCCCTTACAGAAGAAACCCCTTGAGTGAGATTGATCCAAACATCAACAACAGAGGGTTGAAAGCTAGAGAAATTGAGCCAGATTGCCAACAG AAGCCCAATATGAAGGATATGAACAATGGGAAAGTTGTTGTTCATGGGACTAACAACAGGAGCAGCAGCAGAGGTAAAGTTTTTCAGGTTGTTGAAGAGGCCGGTGAGCCAAAGGGGCTCCAACCAAGGACCAACAGTATTGAAACAACAATTGTAGTAGCCTCTGGAGCCGAGAGCCTGAAACCCCAGGCACTGACAAGAACCAGGTCCTCTCGGCGGTCCCGGGATCTAGACCTCAATCCTGAAACCCTTTTGAACCCTACCCCATCATATACTACGTTATTGCTTGAAGACATCCAAAACTTCCACCAGAAGAACACCACCACCCCTTCCATTTCTCTCCCAGCTTGTGTCTCCAAAGCCCATTCCATCCTTGAGGCAGTAGCTGACCTCAACTCATGCACCAGCTCCAACCCATCTTATGCTTTCTCTGATGACAGAAGGAACTTCACTGAAACCCATCAGAACAGCATGGACGACAAGAACACTGCAGGGAAGAAGAGATTGGAGGCCAAAGACCCTTTTGTCGTCGAATCTGAGATAGTAGTGTGCAATGATCTAATGGAGCCAAGCCTCCACAAGTATGTAACAGTGAAGAGGGGAACCATAGGTGGTGGAGGAGAAATGGAGGAGCAGGAGTCCTCAGGCAGCAACAGCTTTGTGGGGGTGTCTCAGCTACACTCATGGGAGCCCAATTCAGCAGATTCAACAGATTGCTGGACTTCAAGGTCCAACACAAGGGAGGAGTATCCAAGTCCAGTGTGCTTTCAGAGGCATGCCTTGTCTGAACCAGGCCGAGAATCAGAGGAGACGCAGAAGAGAATGGGCaggagaaagagagaaattgATCACCAGCAGAATGGAATTGGGCGTGGAAGGCTCGGTACTAGCAGCAGAGGAGGCGGCCTTCACACAGTTCCTAGTATTGCTTCAACATGA
- the LOC117912122 gene encoding WAT1-related protein At3g02690, chloroplastic has protein sequence MSGRHSFLRSCNQSDSPQGVTSSTKTRGPVKMASSSSCCRVLATTTRHFHPRPRPLPPPERYCLRIGDRDASPNQTLKLRLKTATHSCWRRRVTESEIEVESTSSSSSSDVSAEKLVPWEWGVLVSPFFFWGTAMVAMKQVLPKAGPFFVSSFRLIPAGLLIIAYAASRGRKQPSGFSAWLSIFLFALVDAACFQGFLAEGLQRTSAGLGSVIIDSQPLTVAVLAALLFGESIGFIGAAGLVLGVIGLLLLEVPALSVDGSNFSLWGSGEWWMLLAAQSMAVGTVMIRWVTKYSDPVMATGWHMVIGGLPLVLISILNHDPALSGSFNELTSSDLLALLYTSIFGSAISYSVFFYYATRGSLTKLSSLTFLTPMFASIFGFLYLGETLSPLQLVGALVTILGIYMVNYRDSME, from the exons ATGAGTGGCCGCCACTCATTCCTGAGATCTTGCAATCAATCAGACAGCCCACAAGGAGTAACAAGCAGCACCAAAACTAGAGGCCCTGTAAAAATGGCTTCCTCCTCCTCTTGCTGTCGTGTCCTCGCCACTACCACTCGCCACTTCCACCCACGGCCTCGCCCACTCCCTCCGCCGGAGCGTTACTGTTTGCGTATCGGTGATCGAGATGCCTCCCCAAACCAAACCCTGAAGCTGAGGCTCAAAACTGCGACTCACAGTTGCTGGAGAAGAAGGGTCACCGAGTCTGAAATTGAGGTGGAATCGACTTCATCCTCATCGTCCTCTGATGTTTCGGCTGAAAAATTGGTGCCATGGGAGTGGGGTGTGCTGGTGTCGCCGTTTTTCTTCTGGGGTACGGCTATGGTGGCAATGAAGCAAGTACTGCCAAAGGCGGGTCCTTTCTTCGTTTCGTCATTTCGTCTCATACCTGCTGGGCTGCTCATAATTGCATATGCAGCTTCCCGAGGTAGAAAGCAGCCCTCTGGATTCTCCGCTTGGCTTTCCATTTTTCTGTTCGCACTCGTTGATGCTGCTTGTTTTCAG GGTTTTCTAGCTGAAGGTTTACAGAGGACATCAGCAGGTTTGGGCAGC GTGATAATTGATTCACAACCTCTAACCGTGGCTGTACTTGCAGCCTTGTTATTTGGCGAATCTATTGGATTTATTGGAGCTGCTGGGCTTGTGCTTGGAGTCATAGGACTTTTACTTCTTGAG GTACCTGCACTTTCTGTTGATGGGAGTAATTTTTCATTATGGGGAAGTGGGGAATGGTGGATGCTTCTTGCAGCTCAGAGCATGGCAGTGGGCACAGTTATGATCCGCTGGGTTACCAAATACTCGGATCCTGTAATGGCAACTGGATGG CACATGGTAATCGGCGGGCTTCCTCTTGTGCTGATCTCCATTCTTAATCACGACCCTGCTCTCAGTGGAAGTTTTAATGAGCTTACATCAAGTGATCTTTTGGCTCTTCTTTATACCTCTATTTTTGGAAGCGCTATCAGCTACAGTGTATTCTTTTACTACGCAACAAGAG GTAGCCTAACTAAGCTCAGTTCTCTGACCTTCCTAACCCCAATGTTCGCTTCAATTTTTGG ATTCTTATATCTTGGTGAGACCCTCTCACCCCTGCAACTGGTTGGAGCCCTTGTGACCATCCTTGGAATATACATGGTCAACTATCGAGATAGCATGGAATGA